One genomic window of Caenorhabditis elegans chromosome I includes the following:
- the clec-18 gene encoding C-type LECtin (Predicted), which produces MKCNNCILLLTFLCSFVDAKSSLICTDGFTLINNKCLKLFSTPSNHQEAEKSCSRFGATLVTVKNANDSQAISTITKSSAPLVWLGLYCFDNYPSRCLWDDGTGSAHMFSNFSNGFPLVQLGNCVYYSTRGVLAEKWLNSDCAGNRMAYICELPPTFKDNCTHNYNGFCYTISQYAKVPLKAQESCQKEGGNLVSIHSENENRYINTIAPVVDYFIGATWNFYNILKWIDGTDMQYTNIDLLNSNRVDYCTAMATKSGGAHSTGSWYSADCSITKQYICKRRAGVQCSMTSTTAIPFPEIPSNCNVGIQMAPGVINSRNLSGSVNCTYQLATLGPYKIALKFTFFDTGNDYVTIYDGPSTESPILGRYSGNMYEFTRTSSGSTMVVTFKSDGFGNQSGFNAGFSSIVY; this is translated from the exons ATGAAGTGCAATAATTGCATTCTTCTCCTCACTTTTCTCTGTTCTTTTGTTGATGCAAAATCTTCACTAATTTGCACAGATGGATTTACGCTGATCAACAACAAGTGCTTGAAGCTGTTCAGTACCCCATCGAACCAccaagaagctgaaaaatccTGTAGCCGCTTTGGAGCAACACTGGTCACTGTGAAAAATGCCAAC GATAGTCAAGCAATATCTACTATCACTAAAAGTTCTGCACCACTAGTATGGCTGGGATTGTACTGTTTCGACAATTATCCTTCGAGATGCTTATGGGATGATGGAACTGGATCAGCGCATATGTTCAGTAATTTTTCGAATGGTTTCCCTCTTGTTCAATTGGGGAATTGCGTCTACTACTCAACGCGCGGAGTTTTGGCTGAGAAGTGGCTCAACTCAGATTGTGCCGGTAACAGGATGGCATATATTTGTGAGCTACCACCAACTTTTAAAG ACAACTGCACCCATAACTATAACGGATTCTGTTACACAATCAGCCAGTATGCCAAAGTGCCTCTCAAAGCACAGGAATCATGCCAAAAAGAAGGCGGAAACCTTGTGTCCATCCATTCCGAAAACGAAAACCGATATATTAATACAATAGCTCCAGTAGTTGATTATTTCATTGGTGCTACATGGAACTTTTATAATATCCTTAAATGGATTGATGGTACTGATATGCAATACACTAACATAGACCTCTTGAACTCGAACCGTGTTGATTATTGCACAGCAATGGCTACAAAAAGTGGAGGAGCTCACTCGACTGGTTCGTGGTACAGCGCAGATTGTAGTATTACTAAGCAATACATTTGCAAACGAAGAGCTGGTGTGCAGTGCTCCATGACCTCAACAACAGCTATTCCATTCCCTGAAATTCCATCAAACTGCAATGTTGGAATTCAAATGGCTCCTGGTGTCATCAACTCTCGCAATCTTTCTGGATCGGTGAACTGTACTTATCAGCTTGCTACACTGGGGCCTTACAAGATAGctttaaaattcacatttttcgacaCAGGAAATGATTATGTCACAATTTACGATGGTCCGTCAACCGAAAGTCCAATTTTGGGGCGTTACAGCGGTAACATGTATGAATTTACAAGGACATCAAGTGGTAGCACCATGGTTGTCACATTCAAATCAGATGGGTTTGGCAACCAAAGTGGATTCAACGCAGGTTTTTCATCGATTGTGTATTAA
- the F56H6.9 gene encoding Glycosyltransferase (Predicted) codes for MAKLFIRNVFLLPLIVILSISFFIYKFHNNSALISQLVSKAVFHREFGEFPPLKKGNRWIVVTSVSQPTEDVKRLAAIEDWNLVVVADTKTPLDWKLENVHFLSVAYQKQLPFTLVSELPYKSYTRKNIGYLYAISKGAEWIYDTDDDNKPYGLGLKQFDYEDQVSGVRFLPQNASGISQRLFNPYRFYGMDGMWPRGFPLEHFEKHTNGNNSQVLCYKMKRAAVQQGLVHHDPDVDAIYRLLNADKNNGLNVEFNKFAPPITLSVGTYSPWNSQNTLFHKSAFHTMFLPTTVSFRTTDIWRSFISQKILHLSGLTVSFVSTNAVQFRNAHDYLKDFKNEKQVYEDSGKMIEFLHNWNCTRNNSTVLENCINQLLVDLAKEKLWGSEDARLMGMYLEDLKSMGFKFPKLVGNSTQDYSASRDETTRDVNCRRMHLEFDLLKPREDQSIRRAEQKLNYFGNIVDWCNETGYSDISINFPSPKQLAKQNNESYVFQKDLNSVLLAVNNYPWDYGMGLIQRLYQPYFATIIFCGSWYPENFQNLDKTTSIMHPINYIHMNPAEMSKGAFAYHCVTLVKELRLNNVQGYFLMSDDAVFNIWQRIDYARVHHIHGSNNLYNSWYNHTQYGAKAAKRVLEIVKTTNDTEIKTTWQKFDDGLRKYDYHNLTEGAEAQMLNHLGKSVSDFYYIPTSEIEYYANLMRIFYQANLFLEIAMNRFIRSVDHQISLQGACSYLWVEEDRQHWPDFYNQDLVALHPVKPSLFKTAGEDRKTYCATVIQTWADIVFGGSTNYTVKGDDVKEVYLPE; via the exons ATGGCCAAGCTTTTCATTAGAAACGTATTCCTACTACCCTTAATCGTAATATTATCCATAAGCTTCTTTATTTACAAGTTTCACAATAACAGTGCTCTAATTTCCCAACTAGTCTCCAAAGCAGTCTTCCATCGAGAATTCGGTGAATTCCCACCATTGAAAAAAGGCAATCGATGGATTGTGGTGACAAGTGTCAGTCAGCCAACTGAGGATGTTaag aGACTTGCTGCAATTGAAGACTGGAATCTGGTAGTAGTGGCGGATACCAAGACCCCGCTAGATTGGAAGCTCGAAAATGTGCACTTCTTATCAGTTGCCTATCAGAAGCAGCTAC cattcacCCTGGTCAGTGAACTCCCTTACAAATCCTACACCCGGAAAAACATTGGATATCTCTACGCGATCTCAAAGGGTGCTGAATGGATTTATGATACTGATGATGATAATAAGCCTTATG GGCTGGGACTGAAACAGTTTGATTATGAAGATCAGGTGTCCGGGGTACGGTTCCTCCCGCAGAACGCATCGGGTATAAG CCAACGACTCTTTAATCCTTACCGGTTCTATGGAATGGATGGAATGTGGCCCCGAGGGTTCCCCTTGGAACATTTTGAG AAGCACACAAATGGAAATAACAGTCAAGTACTTTGCTACAAGATGAAAAGAGCTGCTGTTCAGCAAGGACTTGTACATCATGACCCTGATGTTGATGCTATTTATCG atTGTTGAATGCTGACAAGAATAATGGATTAAATGTGGAGTTCAACAAATTCGCACCTCCTATCACTTTATCAGTTGGGACGTATTCTCCATGGAACTCACAGAATACCCTGTTCCACAAATCGGCTTTCCATACTATGTTCTTACCGACTACAGTATCATTCAG AACCACTGACATCTGGAGATCATTCATCTCTCAAAAAATCCTGCACTTATCCGGACTGACCGTATCCTTCGTTTCCACCAACGCAGTTCAATTCAGAAATGCCCACGACTATCTAAAAGACTTTAAAAATGAGAAGCAAGTTTATGAAGATTCAGGAAAAATGATAGAGTTCCTACATAATTGGAATTGCACCAGGAATAACTCAacagttttggaaaactgtATAAATCAACTTTTGGTGGACCTGGCTAAAGAAAAGTTATGGGGTTCCGAAGATGCACGACTCATGGGGATGTACTTGGAAGATTTGAAATCTATGGG attcaAATTCCCCAAGCTCGTCGGAAACAGTACTCAAGATTACTCTGCGTCAAGAGATGAAACAACTCGAGATGTAAACTGTAGACGGATGCATCTAGAATTTGATTTGCTCAAGCCAAGAGAGGACCAAAGTATTCGAAGAGCGGAACAAAAGCTGAACTATTTCGGGAATATCGTGGATTGGTGCAATGAAACCGGATATTCAG ACATATCCATAAATTTCCCATCACCTAAGCAGCTTGCAAAACAGAACAACGAATCGTATGTTTTCCAAAAGGATTTGAACAGT gtaCTCCTTGCGGTCAACAACTACCCCTGGGATTACGGTATGGGGCTCATACAACGCCTTTACCAACCTTACTTTGCCACAATTATATTCTGTGGGTCCTGGTACCcggaaaactttcaaaacttggaTAAAACCACCTCAATTATGCACCCCATCAACTATATTCATATGAACCCTGCCGAAATGTCAAAAGGTGCATTCGCCTATCACTGTGTCACTCTTGTTAAGGAACTTCGTCTGAACAATGTGCAAGGGTACTTTCTGATGTCAGACGATGCAGTCTTCAACATCTGGCAGCGCATCGACTACGCAAGAGTTCATCATATCCACGGATCCAATAATTTGTATAACAGTTGGTACAATCATACACAATATGGAGCAAAAGCTGCAAAGCGGGTCCTTGAGATTGTGAAAACCACGAATGACACCGAAATTAAGACGACTTGGCAAAAATTCGATGATGGGCTGAGAAAGTATGATTACCACAATTTGACGGAGGGCGCTGAAGCCCAAATGTTGAACCATCTCGGGAAAAGTGTTTCAGATTT ctACTACATTCCCACAAGTGAAATCGAGTACTATGCAAATCTCATGAGAATTTTCTATCAAGCCAACCTATTCTTGGAAATCGCTATGAATCGATTCATTAGATCAGTTGATCATCAAAT ATCACTCCAAGGTGCATGCAGCTATCTCTGGGTAGAAGAAGATCGTCAGCACTGGCCAGATTTCTATAATCAGGATCTTGTCGCCTTGCATCCCGTGAAACCCAGCTTGTTCAAAACTGCGGGGGAGGACAGGAAAAC atattgtgCAACGGTTATTCAAACTTGGGCGGACATTGTGTTCGGCGGATCTACAAACTACACTGTTAAGGGTGATGATGTGAAAGAGGTCTACCTTCCGGaataa
- the oac-35 gene encoding Acyl_transf_3 domain-containing protein (Partially confirmed by transcript evidence) gives MTKRADLQGIRGLAILVVLGFHFYPDTFPNGYLGVDQFFVLSGFLMCMLLKRAETHPFFTLLCTFYTRRLKRILPLYFLVILISAICLYNFFPETAIETNKESANRALVFMSNRPKTEQEDYFQMLSIAIDIFTHTWSLSVEVQFYLIVPFIFLMASKFEKLKYPIYGLLGILSFGYFALSPANVAFNSVLARIWQFLIGMLVYLVSSNEHELLSTKSRNKESYEETYKLLIETNTDEPKAHITSYFKISAYILLASLIAITASPFVPPATITRLTATVGTGLLMLLSENNPLLSNKVLTYIGDISYSLYLVHWPIYAYWKLTCNDDQFLLVAALAASIALAIIIFETFEKWYLKISTSSLGILVMVLLLSNLALINKDHMFSPPSLSVNTTNMTIDDAIQCNRDWSVNEQQLFYFPLCQYTALGDLLGICKYSQDLPKDGYKMILIGNSWVPNHQKLFHQECGNKSKSIMQIAAYGCEPLYPSLLLDRCKSNLETFSKSIEDEKPDFVFIFTRHISIGEPFASNVTSFEEDFIYQTMKRQMLKYIKNIKYKLYILDAIPRNHNIVSKIAPMLKSGVDPVKIDKILFNAEFYEMARKRHAQLIKDCNGQCELVDYLPEFYNQKTGTFRFFDQNGFSYVTGQNHLTPPGIELVRHLWTDVCNKI, from the exons ATGACAAAACGAGCTGATTTACAAGGAATTCGTGGCTTGGCTATACTTGTTGTACTGGGTTTCCATTTTTATCCGGACACCTTTCCGAATGGATATCTTGGAGTTGATCA attcttcgtACTATCCGGATTTCTAATGTGCATGTTGCTCAAGCGTGCCGAGACCCACCCATTTTTCACGTTGTTATGCACATTTTACACGAGGAGGCTGAAAAGGATCCTGCCACTGTACTTCCTTGTGATTTTAATCTCTGCCATTTGCCtctacaacttttttcccGAAACTGCAATCGAGACAAATAAAGAGTCGGCAAACCGAGCATTGGTATTCATGTCAAACAGGCCAAAAACCGAGCAGGAAGACTATTTCCAAATG ctTTCCATCGCCATTGATATTTTCACTCATACCTGGTCACTTTCCGTAGAAGTGCAGTTCTACCTAATTGTTCCCTTCATATTTCTGATGGcatccaaatttgaaaaacttaaatatcCTATTTATGGATTACTAG GTATCCTCTCATTCGGGTACTTTGCCCTCTCACCGGCTAATGTGGCATTCAACAGTGTGCTAGCAAgaatttggcagtttttgaTAG GAATGCTTGTCTATCTTGTGTCTTCTAATGAACATGAATTGCTGAGCACCAAATCTAGAAATAAAGAAAGTTATGAAGAAACTTACAAATTATTGATAGAAACTAACACGGACGAGCCGAAAGCTCATATAACAAGTTACTTCAAAATATCCGCTTATATCTTATTGGCATCGTTGATAGCCATTACAGCTTCTCCATTTGTACCACCTGCCACCATTACAAG ACTCACTGCTACCGTCGGAACTGGATTACTGATGCTTCTCTCTGAGAATAACCCATTATTATCAAATAAGGTGTTAACCTACATTGGAGACATTTCATATTCACTTTATCTAGTTCACTGGCCAATTTATGCTTACTGGAAGCTCACGTGCAATGACGATCAGTTTT TGCTAGTTGCTGCTTTGGCTGCCTCTATCGCGTTAGCCATAATAATATTCGAAACTTTCGAGAAGTGGTATTTGAAGATTTCCACTTCAAGTCTAGGAATTCTTGTGATGGTCTTGCTGCTCTCAAACCTAGCACTAATCAACAAGGATCATATGTTCAGTCCACCAAGCCTCTCCGTTAACACAACCAACATGACAATCGACGACGCAATACAATGTAATCGTGATTGGTCTGTAAATGAGCAGCAGCTCTTCTACTTCCCATTATGCCAATACACTGCTCTCGGTGATCTTTTGGGCATCTGTAAGTATTCACAG GATCTGCCAAAAGACGGCTACAAAATGATTCTGATTGGCAACAGTTGGGTGCCTAATCACCAGAAACTTTTCCATCAAGAATGCGGAAATAAATCCAAGAGCATCATGCAAATTGCTGCGTATGGCTGTGAGCCATTGTACCCTAGCTTATTACTTGACAGATGCAAGTCCAACCtggaaactttttcgaaaagcaTTGAAGACGAGAAGCCGGATTTTGTGTTTATATTCACACG ACACATCTCCATTGGAGAGCCATTTGCTTCCAACGTCACAAGTTTTGAAGAAGATTTTATCTATCAAACTATGAAGCGACAAAtgttaaaatatattaaaaatattaaatataaGCTCTACATATTAGACGCTATACCCCGAAACCATAATattgtatcaaaaattgcacCAATGCTGAAAAGTGGAGTTGATCCCGTGAAAATTGAT aaaattctctTCAACGCCGAGTTCTATGAAATGGCTCGAAAGCGACATGCACAACTAATCAAGGATTGCAATGGACAATGCGAGCTTGTTGATTACCTCCCGGAGTTTTACAACCAGAAAACCGgcacttttcgatttttcgatcaGAACGGGTTTTCCTACGTGACGGGGCAGAATCACTTGACACCGCCTGGCATTGAGCTCGTGAGACATCTATGGACGGATGTTTGTAACAagatttag
- the oac-36 gene encoding Acyl_transf_3 domain-containing protein (Confirmed by transcript evidence), whose protein sequence is MTKRADLQGIRGLAILVVLGFHFYPDIFPNGYLGVDQFFVLSGFLMCMLLKRAETKPFFTVVCTFYTRRLKRILPLYFLVILISTICLYNFFPETAIETNKESANRALVFMSNRPKTEQEDYFQMLSIAIDIFTHTWSLSVEVQFYLIVPFIFLMASKSETLQYPTYGLLGILSFGYFAISPTNVAFNSVLARIWQFLIGMVVYLLGASSNKLKDSKINATSLRSEVNYKLLVEHEEISKFNHSSYSMTAAYILLASLIAITASPFVLPATITRLTATVGTGLLMLLSENNSVLSNKLLTYIGDISYSLYLVHWPIYAYWKLTCDRDKFLLAAAVATSIILSIIIFETFEKWYLKISNLSLALLVLLFLVSNVIFINKDHIFKPVNLVTNNVITSNMTTDDAIRLNHEWTVTEAKFFQNPSCVPRPDKELLEWCRHTQGLSKTGGGYKMVFIGNSWVPNHAKLINQECEGKAKSILQGASYGCEPLYPSLLLERCWANFHVFAQRIEEEKPDYAFILTRHISIGEPFAANVTSFDKDFIYQTMKEQMLKLTKNIKYKLYILDAIPRTKYVVSQIAPMVKSGANLTDIDKLLVETDLYKMARKRHAQLIKDCNGKCELVDYLPEFYNKKTGTFRYFDEKGFSYVTAHLHLSPYGLEKIRHFWTDICGRL, encoded by the exons ATGACAAAACGAGCTGATTTACAAGGAATTCGTGGCTTGGCTATACTTGTTGTACTGGGTTTCCATTTTTATCCGGATATTTTTCCGAATGGCTATCTTGGAGTTGATCA attcttcgtACTATCCGGATTTCTAATGTGCATGTTGCTCAAGCGTGCCGAGACCAAGCCATTTTTCACAGTGGTATGCACATTTTACACGAGGAGGCTGAAAAGGATCCTGCCACTGTACTTCCTTGTGATTTTGATCTCTACAATTTGTCTCTACAACTTTTTCCCTGAAACTGCAATTGAGACAAACAAAGAGTCGGCAAACCGAGCATTGGTTTTCATGTCAAACCGGCCAAAAACCGAGCAGGAAGACTATTTCCAAATG CTTTCTATCGCCATTGACATATTCACTCATACCTGGTCACTTTCAGTAGAAGTGCAGTTCTACCTAATTGTTCCTTTCATATTCCTGATGGCATCCAAATCTGAAACACTTCAATATCCAACTTATGGATTACTAG GTATCCTCTCGTTCGGCTATTTTGCCATATCACCGACTAACGTGGCATTCAACAGTGTGCTAGCAAggatttggcaatttttgatag GAATGGTAGTCTACCTTCTCGGAGCTTCATCTAATAAACTCaaagattcaaaaataaacgcCACCTCTCTCCGATCAGAAGTAAATTACAAGTTACTAGTTGAACACGAAGAAATCTCAAAGTTCAATCACTCAAGTTATTCTATGACAGCTGCCTATATCTTATTGGCATCGTTGATAGCCATTACAGCTTCTCCATTTGTACTACCTGCCACCATTACAAG ACTCACTGCTACCGTCGGAACTGGATTACTGATGCTTCTCTCTGAGAATAACTCAGTTTTGTCAAATAAGCTATTAACCTACATTGGAGATATTTCATATTCACTTTATCTGGTTCACTGGCCAATTTATGCATACTGGAAGCTCACGTGCGACAGAGATAAGTTTT TACTAGCTGCAGCTGTGGCTACATCAATAATTCTTTCAATCATAATATTCGAAACATTCGAGAAGTGGTATTTGAAGATTTCAAATCTATCACTCGCGTTGCTCGTCCTACTTTTCCTAGTATCAAACGTAATCTTCATTAATAAGGATCATATTTTCAAGCCGGTTAACCTAGTCACCAACAATGTTATCACTAGCAACATGACAACAGACGACGCAATAAGGCTCAACCATGAATGGACCGTGACCGAGGCAAAGTTCTTCCAGAACCCGTCTTGCGTCCCCCGTCCTGACAAAGAATTACTGGAATGGTGTAGGCATACACAG GGTTTATCAAAAACCGGAGGCGGCTACAAAATGGTATTTATTGGAAACAGTTGGGTACCGAATCACGCAAAACTAATCAATCAAGAATGCGAAGGTAAAGCAAAAAGTATACTTCAAGGGGCATCCTATGGATGTGAGCCCCTGTACCCCAGTTTGCTGCTCGAGAGGTGTTGGGCAAACTTCCATGTATTTGCACAGCGTATTGAGGAGGAGAAGCCAGATTATGCATTTATCTTAACACG GCACATATCTATTGGGGAACCATTTGCTGCAAATGTAACAAGCTTTGACAAAGATTTCATCTACCAAACCATGAAAGAACAGATGTTAAAACTCACGAAAAACATAAAGTACAAGCTCTACATTTTGGATGCAATTCCCCGAACAAAGTACGTCGTGTCCCAGATAGCGCCGATGGTTAAAAGTGGAGCAAATCTCACCGATATTGAT AAGCTTCTAGTCGAGACCGATCTCTACAAAATGGCGCGGAAGCGACACGCTCAACTAATCAAGGATTGCAATGGGAAATGTGAGCTTGTGGATTATCTACCAGAGTTTTACAATAAGAAAACCGGCACTTTTCGGTACTTTGATGAAAAAGGATTTTCCTACGTGACGGCACACTTGCATCTATCGCCATATGGATTGGAGAAGATCAGACATTTTTGGACTGATATTTGTGGAAGGCTTTGA
- the C47F8.3 gene encoding Hexosyltransferase (Predicted), with product MIRFCRRVQFWKNSVICLIVVFLFWKLQPNPKSSFVLEEHCVQSGWNISTLSPRNIDFGSSFIVSFANIHKSQKWIYLPKMKNVTWKHDILMLVVSKTKNFARRNVLRSTWMNKENSEMMKSGRMHALFFVGLVPGDQNLKKLVLEEAEIHGDMVVVDLEDTYDNLPFKTLALLLYGTSKASQFKIIGKIDDDVMFFPDQLLPMLDRNFVNSNTLSIYGHLSTAEELVLRNKTEPWYVPETAYNCTVYPVYVMGPIYLVTKDAASLILDNANHQQFMTVEDALITGIIAQKLGIRRYSLPNVFRHRNDITEGQDVLAWHVQTKNDSEYKSIFTKKLSEGTSFWHF from the exons atgatCAGATTTTGTAGACGTGTccagttttggaaaaactctGTTATTTGTCTTATTGTGGTTTTCT tgttCTGGAAATTGCAACCAAATCCAAAAAGCAGTTTTGTCCTCGAAGAGCATTGTGTTCAAAGTGGCTGGAATATTa gcaCATTATCTCCACGAAATATAGATTTCGGCTCCAGCTTTATAGTATCGTTTGCCAACATTCATAAATCCCAAAAATGGATTTAccttccaaaaatgaaaaatgtcacCTGGAAGCATGACATTCTTATGCTTGTTGTGTCAAAAACTAAGAACTTTGCAAGACGGAACGTTTTGAGGAGCACTTGGATGAATAAGGAGAATAGTGAAATGATGAAGAGCGGGAGGATGCATGCTCTGTTCTTTGTTGGATTGGTGCCAGGAGACCAGAACctgaaaaagttggttttGGAAGAAGCGGAGATTCATGGAGATATGGTTGTGGTGGATCTAGAGGATACTTATGATAACTTGCCGTTTAAG ACTCTAGCCCTGCTTCTTTATGGAACCAGCAAGGCCTCTCAATTCAAGattatcggaaaaatcgatgatgATGTGATGTTCTTTCCGGATCAGCTCCTTCCGATGTTAGATCGAAATTTTGTTAACTCGAATACTCTTAGCATCTACGGACATTTATCAACTGCCGAGGAGTTGGTTCTTCGGAATAAAACTGAACCATG GTACGTACCGGAGACTGCCTACAACTGCACAGTTTATCCAGTTTATGTGATGGGTCCGATCTATTTAGTGACTAAAGATGCTGCCAGTTTGATTCTTGATAATGCAAATCATCAGCAATTTATGACT GTCGAAGATGCGTTGATAACTGGGATCATTGCTCAGAAGCTCGGAATCAGGAGATATAGTCTTCCGAATGTTTTTCGGCACAGAAATGAT atcaccGAAGGGCAGGATGTTCTTGCATGGCATGTTCAAACTAAGAACGATAGTGAATATAAAAGCATTTTTACGAAGAAGTTGTCGGAAGGAACTtcgttttggcatttttga
- the glct-4 gene encoding Galactosylgalactosylxylosylprotein 3-beta-glucuronosyltransferase (Predicted), whose protein sequence is MKLCPNQRQRSYNLQVLLLVLFFVLILVKLYLDSKDAASFATKPTSISNSPNRMVIVVTPTYKRITRIPDMTRLANTLAHVENLHWLVVEDGYGIVPEVRQMLERTNLSYTYMAHKTAKGYPSRGWYQRTMALRYIRSSSAKILGKQRNGAVVYFADDDNAYDVRLFTDYIRNVNTLGVWAVGLVGGVVVEAPKVVNQKVTAFNVRWALSRRFAVDMAGFAINLKLILNSDAVFGTDCKRGEGAPETCLLEDMGLKMEDIEPFGYDATKVRDIMVWHTKTSPPEIEQTDQPIDSLGYFVEY, encoded by the exons ATGAAGCTTTGTCCCAATCAAAGACAGCGAAGCTATAACCTACAGGTTCTGCTTTTGGTgctattttttgtgttaatcCTGGTCAAGCTTTATTTGGATTC AAAAGATGCTGCAAGTTTTGCGACAAAGccaacttcaatttcaaattctccaaATCGGATGGTCATTGTTGTCACACCAACTTATAAACGGATCACTAGAATTCCTGACATGACCCG CCTAGCCAACACCCTAGCTCACGTGGAAAACCTTCACTGGCTTGTGGTAGAAGACGGTTATGGTATCGTCCCAGAAGTTCGACAGATGCTCGAGAGAACTAACTTATCGTATACCTACATGGCTCACAAGACTGCAAAAGGGTACCCATCGCGTGGTTGGTATCAGCGAACGATGGCGTTGAGATACATTCGATCGTCGTCGGCGAAGATCCTGGGAAAGCAGAGAAACGGCGCAGTTGTGTACTTTGCAGACGATGATAATGCGTATGATGTGAGGTTATTCACTGATTATATAAGGAATGTGAATACTTTGGGAGTTTGGGCTGTTG GCCTAGTCGGAGGAGTCGTTGTGGAAGCTCCAAAAGTCGTCAACCAAAAAGTGACCGCCTTCAACGTTAGATGGGCTCTCAGCCGACGATTCGCCGTAGACATGGCAGGCTTTGCAATCAACCTGAAACTAATCCTAAACTCCGACGCAGTATTCGGAACAGACTGCAAACGAGGAGAGGGCGCTCCGGAGACATGTCTGCTGGAGGATATGGGgttgaaaatggaagataTTGAGCCATTTGGCTATGATGCAACG AAGGTCCGAGATATCATGGTATGGCACACCAAAACTAGTCCCCCAGAGATTGAGCAAACCGACCAGCCAATTGATTCGTTGGGCTATTTTGTGGAgtattga
- the C47F8.6 gene encoding Hexosyltransferase (Partially confirmed by transcript evidence) → MPRFNRLSVLLPILIFTFWFLCLKSSEKVEEPSLLADEAPKQNCTKNGWLGGSTAPETQDFGSEFMISFANIQKNYTWLYLPTIEETSKETDILMIVASRTDSYARRNIMRQTWMNKSNSEIVANGRMKSLFLVGLAPADYKVKKMVMQEAKLYGDIIIVDMDDTYEELIYKSLMIFLFGVSKAPQYKIIGKIDEDIMFFPDKLMALYEQGIIDSTPVSLYGLVIPAGRDIFRDKTNRWYVPESAYSCSQYPAYLSGMYYMATREAAQMLLKSTKHRDFIQVEDVLLTGILAEDLGIPIRDMPKLYKFPHDIKKNDNKDIIAWHNYKNNIPYLNFFMKGLARYRSEKGLTRTSTTSG, encoded by the exons ATGCCTCGATTCAATCGTCTCTCTGTATTATTgccaattttaatatttacatTTT GGTTTCTATGTctaaaaagttctgaaaaagttgaagaaccTTCACTGCTAGCCGACGAAGCTCCCAAGCAAAACTGCACAAAAAATGGGTGGCTGGGAG GCTCAACCGCCCCCGAAACTCAAGACTTTGGCTCGGAATTCATGATTTCGTTCGCAAATATTCAGAAGAACTACACCTGGCTCTACCTTCCCACAATCGAGGAGACATCCAAAGAAACGGATATTCTAATGATAGTCGCCTCGAGGACAGATAGCTATGCCCGGAGGAATATCATGCGGCAGACCTGGATGAATAAGTCCAACAGTGAGATTGTAGCGAATGGGAGGATGAAATCATTGTTCCTGGTGGGACTAGCGCCTGCTGACTATAAAGTGAAGAAGATGGTCATGCAGGAGGCTAAACTCTATGGGGATATAATTATAGTTGATATGGATGACACTTATGAAGAGCTGATCTATAAG TCCCTGATGATATTTCTCTTCGGAGTCAGCAAAGCTCCACAATACAAAATAATCGGGAAAATCGACGAGGACATCATGTTCTTCCCGGATAAGCTTATGGCTCTCTACGAGCAAGGTATCATAGATTCCACCCCAGTGAGCCTTTACGGACTAGTTATCCCAGCCGGGCGGGACATATTCCGTGATAAGACCAATCGGTG GTATGTCCCTGAATCTGCCTACTCTTGCTCTCAATACCCTGCTTATCTTTCTGGCATGTACTATATGGCTACGCGGGAGGCTGCTCAGATGCTCTTAAAGTCAACTAAGCACCGAGATTTTattcag GTAGAAGACGTTTTGCTCACAGGAATTCTTGCGGAAGATCTGGGAATCCCGATAAGGGACATGCCGAAGCTCTACAAATTCCCACATGAC ATAAAGAAAAACGACAACAAGGACATTATTGCATGGCACAACTACAAGAATAATATCCCATACTTGAACTTTTTCATGAAAGGATTGGCCAGATATCGATCTGAGAAGGGTTTGACGAGGACTTCGACGACTTCTGGATAG